In Candidatus Eisenbacteria bacterium, the DNA window TCCAGCAGCGTGGCCAATCCGATCGCGCCGGCGATCAGGGCCGAGGCGCGCCCCACCCACGTGGCGAGCCTGCCCCGTCGCTCGTCGGCGAGGAGGAAAAGCGCGAAGCCAAGGAGGAGGATCGAGATCGCGGTGTTCGCCTTGATCGTGATGCCCAAGGAGTACGCGCCGCCCTTCAGCTCGTCGATCCCCAGGGACCAGCCCGCGAGGGCGACGGCGCCCTGGACGAAGACGATCGCTCCGAAGATCCGGCTCGTCAGGACGAGGCGGGCGGCATGGAGCCCGGGGCGGAACAGGGTAGAGGCGCCGGCGCTCCGCCCGTCGGGAACGGGGGTTTTCGGTCTCATGGCCGTCAAGGATAACGCGGAGAGGCTCCTCGAGGGCAACCCCCCGTGCCGGCGTGACTAGCGGACGATCACGAGCCGGCGCGAGACCCTCTTTTGCCCCATCTCGAGGGAGTAGAAGTACACGCCTGCCGGGAGGACCTCGGTGGGAATCCGGCTCACGTAGGAGCCCGGGCCGAGCTCCTGGTCGACCGGAGCCGCCACGAGCCGCCCGCTCACGTCGTAGACCCGGAGCGCGACACGCCCCGCCGCGGGGATCGAGAATCGCACCGTCGATGGACCGGGACCGCTGGGGTTGGGCGCGGTCCTTCCCAGGGCGAGGGCGAGGGGCGCACCGCCGGCCGGATCCAAGGCGACGGCCGAGGTCGCTCCGTACCAGCCGATGTCGGCGAACATCTCTCGCGTGAGGTCGACGCCGCCCGAGAGGGACGCGTTGATCGCGGGCTCCATGAGGAGGTCCGGCGTCGGACCGGTATCCCAGTGGGAGACCGAGGATCCGGACTGGAAGGGGTTCGGCGTGTTCATCATGACCCGGCCGTTCCGCATGCCCGAGCGCACGGAGGGATCCACGAGGAGCGTCGCCTGGAGCCCCGCGAGATGATCCTTCAGGAAGTCGCCGTCGGCCTGAGTGACCCGCACGGACGGAATCACGATGGCCGGGTCGTTGCCGCCCAGTCCGGCGGCCGGACATCCCGCGATGCTGTCCGCGACGATCATCCCCACCGCGCCCGCGTCCTGGACGTT includes these proteins:
- a CDS encoding PA domain-containing protein, whose amino-acid sequence is NAPAPAAGDYEVGQASFGPALDETGLTGDVVLVNDGTGVTTNACEPVVNGVAGKLVLVDRGGCLFTVKAKNVQDAGAVGMIVADSIAGCPAAGLGGNDPAIVIPSVRVTQADGDFLKDHLAGLQATLLVDPSVRSGMRNGRVMMNTPNPFQSGSSVSHWDTGPTPDLLMEPAINASLSGGVDLTREMFADIGWYGATSAVALDPAGGAPLALALGRTAPNPSGPGPSTVRFSIPAAGRVALRVYDVSGRLVAAPVDQELGPGSYVSRIPTEVLPAGVYFYSLEMGQKRVSRRLVIVR